In a genomic window of Desulfatirhabdium butyrativorans DSM 18734:
- a CDS encoding type II secretion system F family protein yields MSGRFRYEALDPAGKRIVESAEARSREDLLISLQLKGMVLLRWIDEERSGFRLPWQGGRRLSGKELLMFTRELAHLVKSGLAIDRALLILEQSSEAQSVQQMAKYLREAIQGGSSLSDAMARQEADFNELYVNMVRVGEMGGVLGPVLEKLAGFLERTEEIKRFVISSAIYPSILMSIGIVSVVVIMGFVVPKFAAIFTDMKQKIPASTMVLIQISAFLRAWWWALVLGIAGGVAGLWAWARTASGKAVIDRVSIRLPGLGGLLLDIQVSRFARTLGTLVQSGVPLLKALSIVRNVVSNILVKAASETIYREVKEGKRVSRLMKEQKVFPAMAVQMVALGEETGKIGEMLTSVADDLDTRIQAKIKSYLALLEPIAILLMGLIIGGVVISMLTAIFGLNDIEF; encoded by the coding sequence GTGAGCGGGCGGTTTCGTTACGAGGCGCTCGATCCGGCGGGCAAGCGGATCGTGGAAAGCGCGGAAGCCAGAAGCCGGGAGGATCTGCTGATCTCCCTGCAACTCAAGGGCATGGTGCTGCTGCGCTGGATCGACGAGGAGCGATCCGGGTTCCGCCTGCCCTGGCAGGGGGGCCGCAGGCTTTCCGGAAAAGAGCTGCTGATGTTCACCCGGGAGTTGGCGCATCTGGTGAAATCGGGGCTTGCCATCGACCGGGCCCTGCTGATCCTGGAGCAGAGCAGCGAGGCGCAAAGCGTTCAGCAGATGGCCAAATACCTGCGGGAGGCCATCCAGGGCGGATCGAGCCTCTCGGATGCCATGGCCAGGCAGGAAGCCGATTTCAACGAATTGTACGTGAACATGGTCCGGGTCGGGGAAATGGGCGGGGTGCTGGGGCCGGTGCTCGAGAAGCTGGCCGGATTTCTGGAGCGGACCGAAGAGATCAAGCGCTTCGTCATTTCGAGCGCCATCTACCCGAGCATCCTGATGAGCATCGGCATCGTATCGGTGGTCGTCATCATGGGCTTCGTGGTGCCGAAATTCGCCGCCATCTTCACGGACATGAAACAGAAAATCCCGGCCAGCACGATGGTCCTGATCCAGATCAGCGCTTTTTTGCGGGCCTGGTGGTGGGCGCTCGTGCTGGGGATCGCGGGCGGGGTGGCCGGGCTGTGGGCCTGGGCCAGAACGGCATCGGGCAAGGCCGTGATCGACCGCGTTTCCATCCGGCTTCCGGGGCTCGGCGGGCTCCTGCTCGACATTCAGGTCAGCCGGTTCGCCCGGACGCTGGGGACCCTGGTGCAAAGCGGGGTTCCCCTGCTCAAGGCCCTCTCCATCGTCCGGAACGTGGTGAGCAACATCCTGGTGAAGGCGGCCTCCGAGACCATTTACCGCGAGGTGAAGGAAGGCAAGCGGGTCAGCCGGCTGATGAAGGAGCAGAAGGTGTTCCCGGCAATGGCCGTCCAGATGGTGGCCCTGGGCGAGGAGACCGGGAAAATCGGAGAGATGCTGACCAGCGTGGCCGACGATCTGGACACGCGGATTCAGGCGAAGATCAAATCCTATCTGGCCCTGCTGGAGCCGATCGCCATCCTGCTGATGGGGCTGATCATCGGCGGGGTGGTCATATCGATGCTGACGGCCATTTTCGGGTTGAACGATATCGAGTTTTAG